In one window of Erwinia tasmaniensis Et1/99 DNA:
- the trmL gene encoding tRNA (uridine(34)/cytosine(34)/5-carboxymethylaminomethyluridine(34)-2'-O)-methyltransferase TrmL, whose product MLNIVLFEPEIPPNTGNIIRLCANTGFQLHLIEPLGFAWDDKRLRRAGLDYHEFAAIRHHASYEAFAASETPRRLFALTTKGTPAHSAVSYQAGDYLLFGPETRGLPARVLDALPAQQKIRIPMMPDSRSMNLSNAVSVVVYEAWRQLDYAGAILRD is encoded by the coding sequence ATGCTTAATATCGTTTTATTTGAACCCGAAATCCCGCCAAATACCGGGAACATCATCCGCCTCTGCGCCAATACCGGCTTTCAGCTGCATTTGATCGAACCCCTCGGTTTCGCCTGGGATGACAAACGACTGCGCCGTGCCGGACTCGACTATCACGAATTCGCCGCCATCAGGCATCATGCCAGCTATGAGGCCTTTGCCGCGTCCGAAACGCCACGGCGTTTGTTTGCCCTGACCACTAAAGGCACGCCCGCACACAGTGCGGTAAGCTATCAGGCGGGGGATTACCTGCTATTTGGGCCAGAAACGCGGGGGCTGCCTGCCAGGGTGCTTGATGCGCTGCCGGCACAGCAAAAAATTCGCATACCGATGATGCCGGACAGCCGCAGCATGAATTTATCTAACGCGGTTTCAGTGGTGGTCTATGAGGCGTGGAGACAGCTGGATTATGCTGGCGCAATATTAAGAGACTGA